In Terriglobus sp. TAA 43, a single window of DNA contains:
- a CDS encoding VOC family protein: MADVSIAKVDMKFEIVVIPVSDIDRAKEFYMKLGWRLDADYDNGTDFRVVQVTPPGSGCSVIFGRNVTAATPGSVEGLYLIVSDVEAARANLLSLGVAVSEVFHGGDNVYSGPDKPYLFGSIRVKGPDPEHRSYRSFASFSDPDGNGWIFQEIVARLPGRIDSTATTFASVNDLTAALRRAEAAHGEHEARNGGKRDENWADWYAVYMAAEQSGAPLPQ, translated from the coding sequence ATGGCAGACGTGAGCATCGCGAAAGTTGACATGAAGTTTGAGATCGTTGTGATCCCTGTCTCAGATATTGATCGCGCCAAAGAGTTCTACATGAAGCTGGGATGGAGATTGGACGCCGATTACGACAACGGCACGGACTTCCGTGTGGTTCAGGTAACGCCACCGGGTTCCGGATGCTCCGTCATCTTCGGCAGAAATGTCACAGCGGCAACGCCCGGCTCCGTCGAAGGTCTATACCTCATCGTTTCTGACGTTGAGGCTGCGCGTGCGAACTTGCTCAGCCTCGGCGTCGCCGTCAGCGAAGTGTTTCACGGTGGAGATAATGTGTACTCCGGCCCGGATAAGCCGTATCTGTTTGGCAGCATTCGCGTCAAAGGGCCTGATCCGGAGCATCGTAGCTATCGTTCTTTCGCCTCGTTCAGTGATCCCGATGGCAACGGCTGGATTTTTCAAGAGATCGTCGCCCGACTACCAGGCCGCATCGATTCCACCGCAACCACATTTGCATCGGTGAACGATCTAACAGCGGCGCTTCGGCGCGCTGAAGCGGCACACGGCGAACATGAAGCCCGCAACGGTGGAAAGCGCGACGAAAACTGGGCGGATTGGTACGCGGTGTATATGGCGGCGGAACAGTCCGGCGCTCCTCTCCCGCAATAG
- a CDS encoding asparaginase domain-containing protein — MYFSVSPYDVVMHRVHLITTGGTIEKRYVEQAGSMENTEPQIRRCLSLLRLPDIEITVEELMNKDSLFMTDEDRRLIAERALAKAIEGVPVLVTHGTDTVVETGKVVADALARNSGSGNVPVVFTGAMTPFGIEGSDAIQNLTESLLATRLLNGGVFLVFHGDVFPIGRVAKDRENSRFRHV; from the coding sequence ATGTATTTCTCGGTATCGCCTTATGATGTGGTGATGCATCGCGTTCACCTGATTACTACTGGCGGCACGATTGAGAAGCGGTATGTGGAGCAGGCAGGTTCCATGGAGAATACTGAGCCGCAGATTCGCCGCTGCCTTTCTTTGCTTCGGCTGCCGGATATTGAAATCACCGTTGAAGAGTTGATGAACAAGGATTCTTTGTTCATGACAGATGAGGACCGCAGGCTGATTGCCGAACGAGCTTTGGCGAAGGCGATTGAAGGTGTTCCGGTTCTGGTGACGCATGGTACGGACACCGTTGTGGAAACCGGCAAGGTGGTGGCCGATGCACTGGCGCGCAATTCCGGGTCGGGGAATGTGCCGGTGGTGTTTACCGGGGCGATGACGCCGTTTGGAATTGAGGGTTCAGACGCGATTCAGAACCTGACAGAGAGCCTGCTTGCCACCCGACTGTTGAACGGTGGGGTGTTTCTGGTCTTTCATGGCGATGTGTTCCCTATCGGGCGTGTGGCTAAAGATCGTGAAAACAGCCGCTTCCGGCACGTATAA
- a CDS encoding DUF3467 domain-containing protein: MSDNTQIEPTLRVTQSDDYNDVYANSVQIRMSVWDFQLVFGTMQSNSPDEVTFLTKQGIFLSPQQAKALFNILGQNLAQYEGTFGEIKLEPQAQGGPVQ; this comes from the coding sequence ATGAGCGACAACACACAGATCGAACCCACCCTTCGCGTGACCCAGAGCGACGACTACAACGACGTGTACGCCAACAGCGTACAGATCCGCATGAGCGTGTGGGACTTCCAGCTTGTCTTCGGCACCATGCAGTCCAACTCGCCTGACGAGGTTACCTTCCTCACGAAGCAGGGCATCTTCCTGTCGCCCCAGCAGGCGAAGGCTCTGTTCAACATCCTGGGCCAGAACCTGGCACAGTACGAAGGCACCTTCGGCGAAATCAAGCTGGAGCCGCAGGCACAGGGCGGACCGGTTCAGTAA
- a CDS encoding glycosyltransferase family 39 protein, translating into MTRRTDAQERAPISVTSLFAPVFAVVTLLHLTLLRLPYFWDEGGYYIPAAWDFFRLGTVIPVTTVRNAHPPLPSVVMAAWWKIFGFHILSTRLLMCVVTTFALLAVFKLARMFVGQAAAFAVLVLTAIYPVWFAQSTLAHADMFAAAFTLWALCFYADRPGWTLSRSHNSVGHNAVWVAVLFSLDCMAKETAIVIPAALFCFELMLLADRRPAVMARIHGDALPEDAERPHRLDWRWLLALVAPALVLVLWYVYHHWKTGFTFGNPEYLRYNATANMSVARVLSSLRHRMVHLTTHMNLFLPVIAAVVIFLLPSRTGKPILPKPALRMIAVLLVVQWVAFSVLGGALLTRYVLPAYPLLLMACVAAWQSRTRHWPLIAGLSLIAFGIGCEVNPPYPFAPEDNLAYRDMIVVHQHAIDFVTKRYPQATVLTAWPVLADLQRPELGYLKAPMKTAAVDNFSREELRKATVDPGAYDVVIVFSTKYDPPVGGLNLAGHSRDDDKRFYDWHADLLPAEAAAMLHGQVVWEEDRKGEWAAVITFPRGYDVRLRLPFRGMGGGRQL; encoded by the coding sequence GTGACACGCAGGACGGACGCACAGGAACGCGCGCCGATCTCTGTCACGAGTCTCTTCGCTCCTGTGTTTGCAGTGGTTACTCTGCTGCACCTTACGCTGCTTCGCCTGCCCTACTTCTGGGATGAAGGTGGCTATTACATTCCTGCAGCGTGGGACTTTTTCCGTTTAGGCACAGTCATTCCCGTGACTACGGTGCGCAATGCGCATCCTCCTCTGCCGAGCGTTGTGATGGCGGCGTGGTGGAAGATTTTCGGCTTTCACATTCTTTCGACACGTTTGTTGATGTGCGTGGTCACGACGTTTGCGCTGCTGGCTGTGTTCAAGCTGGCACGCATGTTCGTGGGGCAGGCCGCGGCGTTTGCTGTGCTGGTGCTTACGGCGATTTATCCAGTCTGGTTTGCGCAGAGCACACTGGCGCATGCGGATATGTTTGCTGCCGCGTTTACGCTGTGGGCGCTTTGTTTTTATGCGGATCGGCCGGGATGGACCTTATCTCGTTCGCATAATTCTGTTGGTCATAATGCGGTGTGGGTTGCCGTGCTGTTTTCGCTGGATTGCATGGCGAAGGAAACGGCGATTGTTATACCGGCGGCGCTGTTTTGTTTTGAGTTGATGCTGCTGGCGGATCGTCGGCCCGCGGTGATGGCTCGCATCCACGGAGATGCTTTACCGGAAGATGCAGAGCGGCCTCATCGATTGGACTGGCGATGGTTGCTGGCGCTTGTTGCTCCGGCGTTGGTGCTGGTGCTTTGGTACGTGTATCACCACTGGAAGACGGGCTTCACGTTCGGGAATCCCGAATATCTGCGCTACAACGCTACGGCGAATATGTCGGTGGCACGAGTGCTTTCGTCGTTGCGGCATCGGATGGTGCATCTGACAACGCACATGAATCTTTTCCTGCCGGTGATAGCAGCCGTTGTGATTTTTCTGCTGCCTTCGCGAACAGGCAAACCGATTCTTCCAAAACCTGCGTTGCGCATGATTGCGGTGTTGCTGGTGGTGCAGTGGGTTGCGTTCTCCGTTCTTGGCGGAGCGCTGCTGACGCGGTATGTGCTGCCTGCGTATCCGCTGTTGTTGATGGCATGTGTGGCGGCATGGCAGAGCCGGACGCGGCATTGGCCGCTGATTGCCGGGTTATCGTTGATTGCGTTTGGCATTGGGTGCGAAGTGAATCCGCCGTATCCGTTTGCGCCGGAAGATAACCTGGCGTATCGCGACATGATTGTGGTTCACCAGCATGCGATTGATTTTGTGACGAAGCGTTATCCGCAGGCGACCGTGCTGACGGCTTGGCCGGTGCTGGCGGACTTGCAGCGGCCTGAGTTGGGTTATCTCAAAGCGCCGATGAAGACGGCGGCTGTCGACAATTTTTCGCGTGAAGAGTTGCGTAAGGCCACGGTGGACCCCGGTGCGTATGACGTGGTGATTGTGTTTTCCACAAAGTATGACCCGCCGGTGGGTGGTTTGAACCTGGCCGGGCATAGTCGGGATGATGACAAACGTTTCTATGACTGGCACGCTGACCTGTTGCCAGCGGAGGCCGCTGCGATGCTGCATGGGCAGGTTGTTTGGGAGGAAGATCGCAAGGGCGAGTGGGCTGCGGTGATCACGTTCCCGCGCGGCTATGATGTGCGCTTACGACTTCCGTTTCGCGGCATGGGTGGGGGCCGACAACTATAA
- a CDS encoding tetratricopeptide repeat protein has translation MRLTSFSRIALVAVATVVPAFAAQAQEEAGGRVVLVLPFDNRSGQANLDWIGESFANTLNARLRSAGFLTISRDDRVYALDHLGLPEGFRPSRATTIRIAQTLDAQFVVVGSFNVADGTVTAGAQVLAVNKLNMTTPLEQSAGLPRLLDVENNLAWLVARTMDPKFNVSQTTFEAASAGLKLDAYESYIRGLTAPTADERLNRLKTAVQLAPDNTDALLALGKMQYTRGDYEAAAATLGKVPSNDPLALEAGFYRGLAQFNSAKYADAEAAFATVSTKLPLPEVVNNQGVAMARQHKDGIGQLSRASQADPQDADYHFNLAVSYRRKGDNVHAKEQIDQAVKLRPNDADAKQLQAVIGGTQQAPAGFDPQERIRRTYSEAAFRQAAFQLDQIRAAHLASLPVDQQAAAYTQAGQDYLNQGLVLEAEREFQSALQADPKSSEAHVGLAMVRERSGNADDARKEAQASLNAKPNAAAYLVLARLDISVNNNVAAASDVGNALRLEPQNGSALAMKNLLAGRGVSLP, from the coding sequence ATGCGTCTGACCTCATTCAGCCGGATTGCTCTTGTGGCTGTTGCCACCGTTGTTCCGGCCTTTGCGGCGCAAGCCCAGGAGGAAGCGGGCGGGCGTGTGGTGCTGGTGCTGCCGTTTGATAACCGTTCCGGACAGGCGAATCTGGATTGGATTGGCGAGTCGTTTGCCAACACGTTGAACGCACGACTACGGTCGGCTGGCTTCCTTACCATTTCTCGTGATGACCGCGTGTATGCGTTGGATCACCTTGGATTGCCGGAAGGCTTTCGGCCTTCACGCGCTACGACGATCCGTATTGCACAGACGCTGGACGCGCAGTTTGTGGTGGTGGGCAGCTTCAACGTTGCCGATGGAACTGTGACTGCGGGTGCGCAAGTGCTGGCCGTCAACAAGCTGAACATGACTACGCCGCTGGAACAGAGTGCGGGGCTGCCGCGGCTGCTGGATGTGGAGAACAACCTGGCGTGGTTGGTGGCGCGCACGATGGACCCGAAGTTCAACGTGTCGCAGACGACGTTTGAGGCGGCATCGGCGGGGCTGAAGTTGGATGCGTATGAGAGCTATATCCGCGGGCTTACGGCTCCTACTGCGGATGAACGTTTGAATCGCCTGAAGACGGCTGTGCAGCTTGCGCCAGACAACACCGATGCCCTGCTGGCGCTGGGCAAGATGCAGTACACACGCGGCGATTATGAAGCTGCCGCGGCGACGCTGGGCAAGGTGCCGTCGAATGATCCGCTGGCACTGGAGGCAGGTTTCTATCGTGGACTGGCTCAGTTCAACAGCGCGAAGTATGCCGATGCTGAGGCCGCGTTTGCCACGGTGAGCACCAAGCTTCCGCTGCCGGAAGTGGTGAATAACCAGGGCGTGGCGATGGCTCGTCAACACAAAGACGGCATTGGACAACTGTCTCGAGCTTCGCAGGCTGACCCACAGGATGCGGATTACCACTTCAATCTCGCGGTCAGCTATCGGCGCAAGGGCGATAACGTTCACGCCAAGGAACAGATTGATCAGGCGGTGAAGCTGCGTCCGAACGATGCGGATGCAAAACAGCTTCAGGCAGTGATTGGCGGGACGCAGCAGGCACCTGCAGGATTTGATCCGCAGGAACGTATTCGTCGCACGTATTCTGAAGCGGCGTTCCGGCAGGCGGCATTTCAGTTGGACCAGATTCGTGCGGCGCACCTTGCTTCGTTGCCCGTAGATCAGCAGGCCGCCGCTTATACGCAGGCGGGACAGGATTATCTGAACCAGGGCCTGGTGCTGGAGGCGGAACGCGAGTTCCAGTCGGCACTGCAGGCTGATCCGAAGTCGTCAGAGGCGCATGTGGGGCTGGCGATGGTGCGGGAACGTTCTGGCAATGCCGACGATGCACGCAAGGAAGCGCAGGCAAGTTTGAATGCCAAGCCGAATGCCGCCGCATACCTGGTATTGGCGCGATTGGATATCAGCGTGAATAACAACGTGGCTGCTGCTTCAGATGTGGGCAATGCTTTGCGATTGGAACCACAGAACGGATCGGCATTGGCGATGAAAAATCTGCTGGCAGGACGTGGGGTGTCGCTGCCATGA
- a CDS encoding nodulation protein NfeD, giving the protein MKRFVLLLLMLSSVLHLHGAQPPKLPPPPRVIVIEFHDTLQPARAEVFVKSVRRANRLRAAAILVNLSSPGGMSESADRMVAAMRSSQTPIIVWLGAGDSRVSGEALRLVAEADVALMDKTSYLTPLWTETPRKLRPQERSAGSKRLTLALVDAQRRHGRRLDGVDELSSGIHWFNATDALQMGLIDGVAEKQADVFRFLRDKGYRKNGTSTTLDLTHARVESDWPSPQTDLLLALMNPNLCVLLLTLGLLLIYLEINTPGVVVPGAAGVLLVLLAVYSLSRLPLTGYGMSLCLVAITLMMLEAKSIRHGWFATAAVICMVVGLAGLVNGPLPELQVSWATAIGAGVGFGGVTAALLVLGLEARRSKVRTGSDAMLGWLAIAQTPLAPEGHVLVRGELWQARLTSKDSAVAAGDHVKVLRADGMLLEVTAVPLASSLDRQATENV; this is encoded by the coding sequence ATGAAGCGATTTGTTCTGCTGCTCCTGATGCTGTCGTCTGTTTTGCACCTTCACGGTGCTCAACCGCCGAAGTTGCCACCTCCACCGCGTGTGATCGTGATTGAGTTTCATGACACTCTGCAGCCGGCTCGGGCTGAGGTGTTCGTGAAATCCGTGAGACGCGCGAACCGGTTGCGTGCAGCCGCGATTCTGGTGAATCTGAGTTCGCCGGGAGGAATGAGTGAGTCCGCAGATCGCATGGTGGCGGCGATGCGGAGTTCGCAGACACCGATCATTGTGTGGCTTGGCGCCGGGGATAGCCGGGTGAGCGGAGAGGCGCTGCGCCTGGTGGCGGAGGCCGATGTGGCCTTGATGGATAAGACTAGTTATCTGACTCCGTTGTGGACAGAGACGCCCCGCAAACTGCGTCCACAGGAGAGGTCCGCAGGAAGCAAGCGGCTTACCCTGGCGCTGGTGGATGCTCAGCGTCGGCATGGGCGACGACTGGATGGTGTGGATGAACTGAGCAGCGGCATTCACTGGTTCAACGCGACCGATGCGCTGCAAATGGGCTTGATTGATGGCGTGGCAGAAAAACAGGCGGATGTATTTCGCTTTCTCCGCGACAAGGGATATCGAAAGAACGGCACGAGCACGACGCTGGACCTGACTCACGCTCGCGTGGAATCCGATTGGCCATCGCCCCAGACGGATCTGCTGCTTGCCCTGATGAACCCCAACCTGTGTGTTTTGCTGCTGACGCTGGGGCTGTTGCTGATTTACCTGGAGATTAATACGCCCGGCGTGGTTGTTCCGGGAGCAGCAGGTGTCCTACTGGTTCTGCTGGCGGTGTATTCCCTGTCGCGGCTGCCGCTGACAGGCTACGGTATGTCGCTGTGCCTTGTTGCGATTACGCTGATGATGCTGGAAGCGAAGAGCATCCGACATGGATGGTTCGCGACAGCAGCTGTTATCTGCATGGTGGTGGGACTGGCCGGGCTGGTCAACGGCCCACTTCCGGAACTGCAGGTAAGCTGGGCGACTGCAATTGGAGCAGGTGTCGGATTCGGGGGCGTTACCGCCGCTTTGTTGGTGCTGGGCCTGGAGGCCCGGCGCTCCAAGGTGCGAACTGGATCAGACGCCATGCTGGGATGGCTGGCTATCGCACAAACGCCATTGGCTCCGGAAGGCCACGTTCTGGTGCGCGGGGAGCTCTGGCAGGCGCGCCTGACCTCAAAAGATAGTGCCGTAGCAGCAGGCGACCACGTGAAGGTGCTGCGCGCCGACGGCATGTTGCTGGAGGTAACGGCCGTCCCCCTTGCTTCCAGCCTGGACCGACAAGCGACGGAAAATGTCTGA
- a CDS encoding outer membrane beta-barrel protein gives MPKRFATLLIALLSLSPALSHAQDTQPTATRTSKFLAHFDLGVSGMAFFTKDVSGSITSNAPNVPYNLTQSASTAAGVLATIRAQKSAYKGLEFNYSYGRVTQSYTCCNLNASTGANSGPFATQTTAHEYTLGYLVRPPHEFFGVQPFISGGAGVYSFTPTKFGGQSLQTQARMTYYYHVGGEKMFSDHFGFRFGIRQLFYKAPDFDQNYLRIKKTTFTTEPEAGIFVHF, from the coding sequence ATGCCAAAGCGGTTTGCAACTCTACTGATTGCTCTTCTGTCCCTTTCTCCGGCGCTGTCTCACGCGCAGGACACCCAGCCCACCGCCACCCGCACGAGCAAGTTTCTCGCGCACTTTGATCTTGGCGTTTCCGGCATGGCCTTCTTCACGAAGGATGTCAGCGGCTCGATCACCAGCAATGCTCCCAATGTTCCCTACAACCTGACGCAGAGCGCAAGCACCGCAGCCGGTGTGCTGGCAACGATCCGCGCGCAGAAGTCGGCTTATAAGGGATTGGAATTCAACTACAGCTATGGCCGTGTGACGCAGAGCTATACCTGCTGCAACCTGAACGCCAGCACAGGTGCCAACAGCGGTCCGTTTGCCACGCAGACAACGGCCCACGAATACACACTCGGCTACCTGGTCCGGCCTCCGCATGAATTCTTCGGAGTGCAGCCGTTCATCAGTGGCGGTGCGGGTGTGTACTCGTTCACGCCGACGAAGTTTGGCGGCCAGAGCCTGCAAACACAGGCACGCATGACGTACTACTATCACGTGGGTGGCGAGAAGATGTTCTCGGACCACTTTGGCTTCCGCTTTGGCATTCGCCAGCTGTTCTACAAGGCTCCCGACTTCGACCAGAACTACCTGCGTATCAAGAAGACCACCTTCACCACGGAACCTGAAGCGGGAATTTTCGTACACTTCTAA
- a CDS encoding SPOR domain-containing protein: MSSLFDTDDDISLRTRRGAEDRSRERSVEMADHSPADREVTLNTGTVLALFFALALICAVFFGFGYSMGRKSTQAPVTAANSTATDSSADDAASHSSASDKPAPGSPAIQPVPGYMSQQEANDANGKSTQNVATAPARTAVVTPAAPAPTRPAVATTTPAPAPVVRTTPPPAVPTPAAAPVTTAAAAPGSVFVQIAAVSHQEDADVLKSALGRRGYKVVERSDANDHLIHVQIGPFTDRKSAEVTRQKLLSDGYNAFLK, from the coding sequence ATGAGTTCCCTGTTCGATACGGATGACGATATTTCTCTCCGCACCCGCCGTGGTGCGGAGGATCGCAGCCGCGAACGTTCCGTGGAAATGGCCGATCACTCGCCCGCGGATCGTGAAGTGACGTTGAACACCGGAACGGTGCTGGCGCTGTTCTTTGCACTGGCACTTATCTGCGCCGTCTTCTTCGGCTTTGGCTACTCGATGGGCCGCAAGTCCACGCAGGCGCCGGTGACCGCAGCGAATTCCACTGCGACCGACAGCTCCGCGGACGACGCGGCATCGCATAGTTCCGCGTCAGACAAGCCTGCTCCTGGGTCGCCAGCAATTCAGCCTGTGCCGGGATACATGTCGCAGCAAGAAGCGAACGATGCGAACGGCAAGTCGACCCAGAATGTTGCTACGGCTCCCGCTCGTACGGCTGTTGTGACGCCTGCTGCTCCGGCTCCTACGCGTCCGGCTGTTGCAACAACGACTCCTGCGCCTGCACCTGTTGTGCGAACCACCCCGCCTCCAGCAGTTCCTACTCCGGCAGCGGCTCCTGTAACAACCGCTGCTGCTGCGCCTGGCTCAGTGTTTGTGCAGATTGCTGCCGTCTCACACCAGGAAGATGCTGACGTGCTGAAGAGCGCGCTGGGGCGTCGCGGATACAAGGTGGTGGAACGCAGCGACGCGAACGATCACCTGATCCATGTGCAGATTGGTCCGTTCACGGATCGTAAGTCTGCAGAAGTTACGCGGCAGAAGCTGCTGTCCGACGGCTACAACGCATTCCTGAAATAG
- a CDS encoding 1-acyl-sn-glycerol-3-phosphate acyltransferase, whose product MWAAFKMVITFAGLGIPAGLVLIPWTFLTKKIQPMYRVGKWISAAGIRAAGIKVEQHGRENIPEGAAIFVPNHISNLDPPIMVPLIPGTPSIMLKAELLKIPVLGKAWEMAKFVPVYREGGREAAVRTARYAEQVIRGGLSMLIFAEGTRSKTGRLQAFKAGPFHFAQSTGAPIVPVAIVGTESMMQKGSSRVYPGVAKVTFLPPVDPADYPNRAEMVAEVRRRIISALPDSMKPLETE is encoded by the coding sequence ATGTGGGCCGCATTCAAAATGGTCATCACCTTCGCCGGGCTCGGTATCCCGGCGGGCCTCGTCCTCATCCCATGGACGTTCCTCACGAAGAAGATTCAGCCCATGTATCGCGTGGGCAAATGGATCTCCGCAGCGGGCATTCGCGCAGCGGGAATCAAAGTAGAACAGCACGGACGCGAAAACATTCCCGAAGGCGCGGCCATCTTCGTGCCCAATCACATCTCCAATCTTGATCCGCCAATCATGGTGCCGCTCATTCCCGGTACACCCAGCATCATGTTGAAGGCGGAACTCCTCAAAATCCCCGTGCTAGGCAAAGCATGGGAGATGGCGAAGTTCGTACCGGTCTACCGCGAAGGTGGCCGTGAAGCCGCAGTGCGCACGGCTCGTTACGCCGAACAGGTGATTCGTGGCGGCCTATCGATGCTCATCTTTGCGGAAGGCACACGTTCAAAGACTGGCCGTCTGCAAGCGTTCAAAGCAGGCCCATTCCACTTCGCTCAATCCACCGGTGCACCGATTGTTCCTGTGGCCATCGTCGGCACGGAATCCATGATGCAGAAGGGCAGCTCAAGGGTCTATCCAGGCGTCGCGAAGGTCACCTTCCTGCCGCCGGTCGATCCCGCTGACTACCCCAATCGCGCTGAAATGGTTGCAGAGGTACGGCGACGCATTATCAGCGCGTTGCCAGACTCCATGAAGCCACTAGAAACCGAATAA
- the mpl gene encoding UDP-N-acetylmuramate:L-alanyl-gamma-D-glutamyl-meso-diaminopimelate ligase, giving the protein MQGTKHIHLIGICGTAMASLAGMLQAQGHRITGSDAAAYPPMSDQLLAMGITPLQPYNEAHLDPTPDLVVIGNAISRGNVELEAVLDRRLPFTSMAALIHDEFLRNREPLVVSGTHGKTTTTSMLAWIYETASKLDPQFTPSFLIGGVAENFGASFAVRESSPFILEGDEYDTAFFDKGPKFLHYFPSAAILTHVEFDHADIYADLAAVKTAFKRLVNLIPRSGRLIAFDGSENVTECIAKAFCPVERYGFKEGSFWKLTNFQAGATSRWTLLRQGEHFVDLELPMAGEHNALNASAAAALAAGQGVPAAAIIEGLKTFRSVKRRLEVRAEIDGITIIDDFAHHPTAIRETLRALRGSYPGRRLVAVLEPRSNTLRRNVFERELVESLAIADRVVLAEVYQSGNIPAEERLHPAAVVGALNIAGVPATLLPDAAAITTELASSLQSGDVVAILSNGGFGDIYNKLPAALRSR; this is encoded by the coding sequence ATGCAAGGAACGAAACACATCCATCTCATCGGCATCTGCGGCACGGCCATGGCATCACTCGCAGGCATGTTGCAGGCGCAGGGTCACCGCATCACAGGCTCAGATGCAGCAGCGTATCCGCCCATGAGCGACCAACTGCTCGCCATGGGCATCACGCCCCTGCAGCCCTACAACGAAGCGCATCTCGACCCCACACCAGACCTCGTCGTCATTGGCAACGCCATCTCGCGCGGCAACGTGGAACTTGAAGCGGTGCTTGATCGCCGCTTGCCATTCACCAGCATGGCCGCACTCATTCACGATGAATTCCTGCGCAATCGCGAGCCACTCGTCGTCAGTGGCACGCACGGCAAAACAACAACCACCAGCATGCTCGCGTGGATTTACGAGACTGCATCGAAGCTCGATCCGCAGTTCACCCCATCGTTCTTGATCGGTGGAGTCGCAGAGAACTTCGGCGCCAGCTTCGCCGTACGCGAGTCATCTCCCTTCATCCTCGAAGGCGACGAATACGATACGGCGTTCTTCGATAAAGGCCCCAAGTTCCTACATTACTTCCCATCTGCGGCCATCCTCACACACGTCGAGTTTGACCACGCAGACATCTACGCCGATCTCGCCGCTGTTAAAACGGCATTCAAGCGTCTGGTCAATCTCATTCCCCGCAGTGGACGATTGATCGCTTTTGACGGCAGCGAAAACGTAACTGAGTGCATCGCCAAAGCCTTCTGCCCGGTAGAGCGCTACGGATTTAAAGAAGGTTCGTTCTGGAAACTAACCAACTTCCAGGCCGGAGCTACCTCGCGCTGGACACTACTGCGGCAGGGCGAACACTTCGTAGACCTCGAACTCCCCATGGCAGGCGAACACAACGCGTTGAACGCGTCCGCCGCCGCCGCACTCGCAGCAGGACAGGGCGTTCCCGCTGCCGCCATCATCGAAGGGCTCAAAACCTTCCGCAGCGTCAAGCGTCGCCTGGAAGTGCGCGCCGAGATCGATGGCATAACTATCATCGACGACTTCGCACATCACCCCACGGCCATTCGTGAAACGCTGCGAGCTCTGCGCGGATCGTACCCAGGCCGTCGCCTGGTGGCTGTACTCGAGCCACGCTCCAACACACTACGCCGCAACGTCTTCGAGCGCGAGCTTGTTGAAAGCCTTGCAATTGCTGATCGCGTCGTGCTCGCAGAGGTCTATCAATCCGGCAACATCCCCGCGGAAGAGCGCCTACATCCCGCTGCTGTAGTTGGTGCATTGAACATCGCAGGCGTCCCGGCCACACTGTTGCCCGATGCAGCTGCCATCACCACGGAACTCGCATCCTCGCTGCAAAGCGGCGATGTCGTAGCTATCCTTTCCAACGGCGGTTTCGGCGACATTTACAACAAGCTGCCCGCAGCCCTGAGGTCTCGTTAA
- a CDS encoding LD-carboxypeptidase, which translates to MIRPARLKAGARVAIVSPASTPKEPLVRLGMERFASLRYEPVLFPSALASGPLYYAGDVAARVKDLHDAFSDPAIEAIICTRGGWGTAELLPHLDAELVKANPKPFIGFSDHTTLHLWFAQTCGLQTFYGPMISPDFARGDVLADGVDLHSWRHALEQTQPWSLNEREGMRVLRSGETVEGTLYCGCLALLTESLGTPWAMQMPEGDIILFVEEVGTHPYQWDRMMLHLQYAGLLDRVKGIVFGDMAQCAADAEEAALIEKALLHNLRNWKGPIAIGLQCGHVNAPNVTLPLGVKVRLTCAEAAELQILESAVE; encoded by the coding sequence GTGATTCGTCCTGCACGATTGAAAGCAGGCGCGCGCGTTGCCATCGTGTCGCCCGCCAGCACGCCAAAAGAACCATTGGTGCGACTCGGCATGGAGCGCTTCGCATCGCTTCGTTACGAGCCAGTGCTGTTTCCATCCGCACTCGCATCCGGGCCGCTCTATTACGCAGGTGACGTTGCTGCACGCGTAAAAGACCTTCACGATGCCTTCAGCGATCCCGCGATCGAAGCCATCATCTGCACACGCGGTGGGTGGGGTACAGCAGAACTTCTGCCGCATCTCGATGCAGAATTAGTCAAAGCCAATCCAAAACCCTTCATCGGATTCAGCGATCACACCACTCTCCATCTATGGTTCGCGCAAACCTGCGGCCTGCAGACGTTTTACGGTCCCATGATCTCGCCAGACTTCGCACGCGGCGACGTGCTTGCAGACGGCGTCGATCTGCACTCATGGCGTCATGCCTTAGAGCAGACACAGCCGTGGTCGCTGAATGAACGCGAAGGCATGCGTGTTCTTCGCAGCGGCGAAACAGTAGAAGGCACGCTGTACTGTGGATGCCTCGCGCTTCTGACAGAATCCCTCGGAACACCGTGGGCCATGCAGATGCCGGAAGGCGATATCATCCTCTTCGTCGAAGAAGTCGGCACGCACCCCTATCAGTGGGATCGCATGATGCTGCATCTGCAATACGCTGGCTTGCTTGATCGCGTGAAAGGCATCGTCTTTGGCGACATGGCACAATGCGCAGCAGATGCAGAAGAAGCTGCGCTGATTGAAAAGGCATTGCTGCACAATCTTCGCAACTGGAAAGGCCCAATCGCTATCGGTCTGCAGTGCGGCCATGTGAATGCGCCCAACGTGACGTTACCGCTGGGCGTGAAGGTACGCCTCACCTGCGCCGAAGCCGCAGAGTTGCAGATATTGGAATCAGCGGTGGAGTAA